One part of the Pseudoliparis swirei isolate HS2019 ecotype Mariana Trench chromosome 6, NWPU_hadal_v1, whole genome shotgun sequence genome encodes these proteins:
- the LOC130194950 gene encoding uncharacterized protein LOC130194950, which translates to MMELMYSPETADSLLLPDPPCPSIPSLGDGESYHVFISYSSTDSRWTHSLIDQLESCGLQVCYHDRDFTPGRTVLENMSDCIQESQKVLLVLSQEFVRSRWCLLEANMSLFRDCLQRKPIVPVLLEPGVSVPLHLCHLTYLEADDPDFKDKLLKVLCTPNQQLQGSTVVPFQPPSIYNGKALQPLIAVNEEGLNKWNCGQFSDMEVPDQLRLIIQDPENYRKALRWGQIVLSHKRRV; encoded by the exons ATGATGGAGCTAATGTATTCTCCTGAGACTGCAGACAGTTTGTTACTGCCTGACCCACCGTGTCCCTCTATTCCCTCACTGGGAGATGGTGAGTCTTACCACGTCTTCATCAGCTACAGCAGCACCGACTCCCGGTGGACTCACTCCCTCATCGACCAGCTGGAGTCCTGCGGCTTGCAGGTCTGCTACCACGACCGTGACTTCACTCCCGGCCGCACCGTGTTGGAAAACATGTCCGACTGCATCCAGGAGAGCCAGAAGGTCCTGCTGGTTCTCAGCCAGGAGTTTGTGAGGAGCCGCTGGTGTCTCCTGGAGGCCAACATGTCTCTGTTCAGAGACTGCCTGCAGAGGAAGCCCATCGTCCCGGTGCTGCTGGAGCCAGgagtctctgttcctctccacCTCTGCCACCTCACCTACCTGGAGGCCGACGACCCGGACTTCAAGGACAAGCTGCTCAAGGTGCTGTGCACCCCCAACCAGCAGCTTCAAGGGTCCACTGTGGTGCCCTTCCAGCCTCCTTCTATCTACAATGGGAAGGCCCTGCAGCCTTTGATTGCTGTCAATGAAGAGGGACTCAACAAATGGAATTGTGGTCAGTTCAGTGACATGGAGGTGCCGGACCAACTGCGTCTGATCATTCAGGACCCCGAGAACTACAGAAAGGCT CTGCGCTGGGGCCAGATCGTTTTGTCCCACAAGAGACGGGTCTaa
- the LOC130195439 gene encoding uncharacterized protein LOC130195439, with the protein MMEPMYSPETADSLLLPDPPCPSIPSLGDGECYHVFISYSSTDYQWTHSLIDQLESCGLQVCYHERDFTPGRTVLENMSDCIQESQKVLLVLSQEFVRSRWCLLEANMSLFRDCLERKPIVPVLLEPGVSVPLHLCHLTYLEAHDPDFKDKLLKVLCTPNQQLQGSTVVPFQPPSIYNGKALQPLIAVNEEGLNKWDCGQFSDMEVPDQLRLIIQDHENYRKAVRMINSVSQHKILPLWVRVLMIVITILLIIFMSSLSLFVLIWAINSSSKEVNPNLAAFTSACLICLTFALIIEISLWKTDQLKYIVKELQKAVGQANIILSEEKVLMGSCSNSKIYLVYVGLDGCKQEFAATFSEQGCEEDMFQRALAFFSSGYACCLAKRHFPFPQTSSTGHLERGVCFCQYVSQQLRTNQWE; encoded by the coding sequence ATGATGGAGCCAATGTATTCTCCTGAGACTGCAGACAGTTTGTTACTGCCTGACCCACCGTGTCCCTCTATTCCCTCACTGGGAGATGGTGAGTGTTACCACGTCTTCATCAGCTACAGCAGCACCGACTACCAGTGGACCCACTCCCTCATCGACCAGCTGGAGTCCTGCGGCTTGCAGGTCTGCTACCACGAACGTGACTTCACTCCCGGCCGCACCGTGTTGGAAAACATGTCCGACTGCATCCAGGAGAGCCAGAAGGTCCTGCTGGTTCTCAGCCAGGAGTTTGTGAGGAGCCGCTGGTGTCTCCTGGAGGCCAACATGTCTCTGTTCAGAGACTGCCTGGAGAGGAAGCCCATCGTCCCGGTGCTGCTGGAGCCAGgagtctctgttcctctccacCTCTGCCACCTCACCTACCTGGAGGCCCACGACCCGGACTTCAAGGACAAGCTGCTCAAGGTGCTGTGCACCCCCAACCAGCAGCTTCAAGGGTCCACTGTGGTGCCCTTCCAGCCTCCTTCTATCTACAATGGGAAGGCCCTGCAGCCTTTGATTGCTGTCAATGAAGAAGGACTCAACAAATGGGATTGTGGTCAGTTCAGTGACATGGAGGTGCCGGACCAACTGCGTCTGATCATTCAGGACCACGAGAACTACAGAAAGGCTGTGAGGATGATCAACAGTGTCTCTCAACATAAAATACTCCCACTCTGGGTTAGAGTACTGATGATTGTTATCACTATACTATTGATCATATTTATGTCATCTCTATCCTTATTCGTGCTAATTTGGGCGATAAATTCTTCATCGAAAGAGGTGAACCCAAATCTTGCGGCGTTCACTTCTGCTTGTCTCATCTGTCTTACATTTGCATTGATTATTGAGATAAGTCTTTGGAAAACGGATCAATTGAAGTACATTGTGAAGGAACTGCAGAAAGCTGTTGGCCAGGCAAACATAATCCTCTCAGAGGAGAAGGTGTTGATGGGCAGTTGTTCCAATTCAAAAATCTATCTGGTCTACGTTGGTCTGGATGGTTGCAAACAAGAGTTTGCAGCAACATTTTCTGAGCAGGGTTGTGAGGAGGATATGTTTCAGAGAGCCCTGGCTTTCTTCTCATCAGGTTACGCCTGCTGCCTTGCTAAAAGGCACTTCCCCTTTCCTCAAACCAGCTCCACTGGCCACCTGGAGAGAGgggtgtgtttctgtcagtacGTCTCACAGCAGCTGAGAACAAATCAATGGGAATAG